In the Patescibacteria group bacterium genome, one interval contains:
- a CDS encoding MGMT family protein, which translates to MTKNFYQKVYTLVKKIPRGKVATYGQIAALAGAPRSARVVGWALHTLPEPEVEKVPWQRVVNKEGVISTTCEDHPRDLQKMLLESEGVKVKDQNKFFWIDLEKYLWKP; encoded by the coding sequence ATGACAAAAAACTTTTACCAGAAAGTTTACACTCTGGTTAAAAAAATACCCAGGGGCAAAGTAGCAACCTACGGGCAAATCGCTGCTCTAGCCGGTGCTCCGCGCAGTGCCAGGGTTGTCGGATGGGCACTGCATACACTCCCAGAACCGGAAGTTGAAAAAGTTCCCTGGCAGAGAGTAGTCAATAAGGAAGGTGTTATCAGTACTACTTGTGAAGATCATCCCAGAGACCTGCAAAAAATGTTACTGGAAAGCGAAGGTGTTAAAGTAAAAGATCAGAATAAATTTTTCTGGATTGATCTTGAAAAATATCTGTGGAAACCTTAA